In Oscillospiraceae bacterium, a single genomic region encodes these proteins:
- a CDS encoding sugar ABC transporter permease, with amino-acid sequence MAKAQTKTLDTGVTPLKIRLKKYRVLYLMLIPGALWFILFHILPLYGITIAFQDFNVIKGITGSRFVGLDNFKSFVLSASFTKILGNTVKISALKILFGFPLPIVFALCLNEIKAVKFKKITQTISYLPYFLSWVIVMGICQIVFSDYTGVFKGVFEALGLQYSDPTKNPSTFITFIVSSHVWKSVGWGSIIYLAALAGIDQEIYEASYIDGAGRWQRLIHITLPGISTMIAIQLILTMGSLLGSDFEQIYLFTGGQRYIPALTAVSETFDTWVYRNGIASGAFSSAAAVGIFQSVFGAGLILLTNKISKKLGYEGIW; translated from the coding sequence GTGGCAAAAGCTCAAACTAAAACCTTAGATACCGGTGTTACTCCGTTAAAGATAAGGCTTAAAAAGTACAGAGTACTTTACCTTATGCTTATTCCGGGCGCTTTATGGTTTATCCTATTCCATATACTCCCTCTTTACGGAATAACAATTGCCTTTCAGGACTTTAACGTAATTAAAGGTATTACCGGTAGCCGTTTTGTAGGACTTGACAATTTCAAATCCTTCGTTCTATCCGCATCTTTTACTAAAATTTTAGGAAACACTGTAAAAATAAGCGCATTGAAAATCCTTTTCGGATTTCCTCTTCCTATAGTATTTGCGCTTTGCTTAAATGAAATCAAAGCAGTGAAATTCAAGAAAATCACTCAGACCATTTCCTATCTCCCCTATTTCTTATCTTGGGTTATAGTAATGGGTATCTGTCAAATTGTTTTTTCAGATTATACAGGCGTTTTCAAGGGCGTTTTTGAAGCTTTAGGCCTTCAGTATTCCGATCCTACAAAAAATCCTTCAACCTTTATCACCTTTATCGTAAGCTCTCACGTTTGGAAGAGTGTAGGCTGGGGCTCCATTATCTATCTTGCAGCCCTTGCGGGAATTGACCAGGAAATATATGAAGCTTCATATATTGACGGTGCGGGAAGATGGCAACGTCTTATACATATAACACTTCCCGGAATTTCCACTATGATAGCAATTCAGCTTATACTTACAATGGGCTCTCTTCTCGGCTCCGACTTTGAGCAGATATATCTCTTCACAGGCGGTCAAAGATACATTCCTGCACTCACAGCAGTTTCCGAGACCTTTGATACCTGGGTTTACAGAAACGGTATCGCTTCAGGTGCTTTCTCCTCTGCTGCAGCGGTTGGAATATTCCAGTCTGTATTCGGAGCAGGACTTATCCTTCTTACAAATAAGATAAGCAAAAAGCTCGGTTATGAAGGGATATGGTGA
- a CDS encoding carbohydrate ABC transporter permease — translation MVINMATKTKIRNRIRLSTSEKIGMTIVYIAIILLSACFLVPFLYVISASFTSEAALANYGVTLIPKEFSSAAYKFLFKYSEDIIRSSINTVIIAVSTSVLMIIVTSMFAYPLAKKDFPGRTAILGYVLFSMLFGGGMVPTYILMNEYGFADSWLCMILPGCFSAWNMILVRNYFSALPAELEESAFIDGAGYMKILFRIIIPLSKPILATLTLFVLVGSWNNWYSALLYLSNQKDLWPIMMFLKTVLESTNPSTTMGMPVSGAFPPTECLKMAAVVVCTAPILASYPFLQRYFVKGIMIGSVKG, via the coding sequence ATGGTGATAAATATGGCAACAAAAACAAAAATCAGAAATCGTATCAGGCTGAGCACCTCAGAAAAAATCGGAATGACTATTGTTTATATTGCAATAATTCTTCTTTCCGCTTGCTTCCTTGTTCCTTTTCTTTACGTTATCTCAGCTTCCTTTACCAGTGAAGCTGCCCTTGCAAATTACGGTGTAACCCTTATCCCGAAAGAATTTTCATCAGCGGCTTATAAATTCCTTTTCAAATATTCCGAGGATATAATAAGGTCTTCAATAAACACTGTTATTATTGCTGTTTCAACATCGGTTTTAATGATAATTGTTACCTCGATGTTTGCTTATCCTCTTGCGAAAAAAGATTTCCCCGGAAGAACAGCAATTTTAGGATATGTTCTTTTCTCAATGCTGTTCGGCGGAGGTATGGTTCCTACATATATTCTTATGAATGAATACGGCTTTGCTGACTCGTGGCTTTGTATGATATTACCCGGTTGTTTTTCAGCTTGGAATATGATTCTTGTAAGAAACTATTTCTCAGCACTTCCTGCAGAGCTTGAAGAATCCGCCTTTATTGACGGTGCGGGATATATGAAAATTCTTTTCCGTATTATTATCCCCCTCTCCAAGCCTATTCTTGCAACCTTGACACTCTTTGTATTGGTAGGCTCCTGGAACAACTGGTATTCAGCATTACTTTACCTTTCAAATCAGAAAGACCTATGGCCTATAATGATGTTCCTTAAGACAGTTCTGGAGTCAACCAACCCGTCAACAACAATGGGTATGCCCGTTTCGGGTGCGTTCCCTCCCACAGAATGTCTGAAAATGGCGGCAGTTGTTGTTTGTACTGCTCCCATACTCGCTTCTTATCCCTTCTTACAGCGTTATTTTGTAAAAGGTATTATGATTGGTTCGGTAAAAGGTTAA